ATTCGAGAGGCCGTGGCGCGGCTTGGGACGGTGACCATCGAAATGGGTGAAGGCGACAAACTCACCATCGAAGAGACCTTCGCCAGCCCAGAGGGCACCGATAACAAAGATGGGTCCGATGCTAAGGCTTCTGATTCGGCCGGCCTCGAGCTGCGCCATCTGAACGCCCGTGAGATGCGTGTGGTCTTGCGCCCTGATTCCGAGACCACCTACACGGTCAACAATGCGAGGGGCAGCGTGTTTGTTACGCGTCCCGAAGGCGGCGAATTTGTTCGCACGGAGCTTGTAGAGGTCAGCGGCACGTTTGAAGAACCCAAGTTCCTCGGCGATTCCTTCAGCTTCTCAAAGCTTGACGGACGTATCGCTGGCAATGAAAAGCCCATGGTCGAAATGACCTTAGAGCTGAAGTTGGACGAAGGTACGATTGACACTCGGCTGGGCGTGGAACCGGGCGGCGATCCCCCAATCAAGCTACATTTGTCCCCCAGAGGCGACACTGAGGTTAAATTTCTAACTGGAGCTGCCCAGGTTGTGACTTTCTTTGGCTCCGACGTCGAGATTCAAACCGATTGACACCAATCGCAGCTTAGCACTCGTCTAACTCATCTTTGGCAGCGAGATCGGCCTCACCCAGCAAACTGTAGACAGCGGGCAACACCACCAGGGTAAGCAGCGTAGCAGTTATAAGTCCACCAATCACCACAGTGGCCAAGGGACGTTGGACCTCGGCACCTGCCGTGCTTGAAATTGCCATCGGTAGGAACCCAATTCCGTCGGTCAGGGCTGTCATCAAGACGGCCCTAAGTCTTAAGCTCGCTCCCTTCTTGGTAGCATCAAAGAGCGCAAGTCCCTCTCGTTGGAGTTCCCGAATGTAGGTGATCATTACTACGCCATTGAGTACTGCAATTCCCGAAAGTGCAATAAACCCGATAGCAGCCGAAATCGAAAAAGGCATATCCCGCATCCACAGCGCAAACACTCCACCAACAGCCGCCATGGGGATGTTAAGGAAAATGATAAAGGCCGGACGTGCAGAGCCAAACATTGTGAAGAGCAAGATAAATATCAGCATCAGTGCGGCTGGAACGGCAATAGCGAGGCGTGCGCTGGCCGCTTGCAGATTTTCGAACTGTCCTCCCCAGGTCACAAAGTACCCCGGCACAAGCTTTCCCTCCGCTCGGATCTTTTCCTGAGCCTCCGCAACGAATCCAGCGAGATCGCGGTCTCTTACATTGACCTGTATGGTCATTCGTCGTTGTGCGCTTTCTCGACTCACAACCGCGGGGCCCTCATCCAGTCTGACGTCGGCTACCTGGCCGAGCGGAACTTGGGCACCGTCTGGGGTGGTGATTAGAAGTCTTCGTAGCACATCCGGGCTTGAGCGTGCGTGTTCTGCCAGGCGTACCTGAAGCGCAAATCTTCGCTGCCCTTCAAACACCACACCAACTTCTTTTCCTCCGACCGCGGATACCACGTCGAGCACGTCGGATGCGTTGAGATCGTAGCGTCCCAGTGCATCTCGGTTCACGATCACCCTTAGCAGTGGAAGTCCGGCCACTTGGTCAGAGTTGACGTCAGCTGCACCTTCGATTTGCGACAAGATCTGTGAGATTCGATCACCGGTGCGTTCGAGTTCAGCGAAATCAGGACCGTAGAGGTTCACGGCTACATCAGAGCGAACCCCGCTGATCAACTCGTTGGTACGCAATTCAATCGGCTGAGAGAAGGAGTAGTTCTGACCTGGGACCTTCTCGAGTTCCTTTTCTATAGCGCGCACTAGTTCGGATTTCTTTTCGGCGCGTTTCCAATCCTCGACAGGATTCAACATGACGTAGATATCTGAGATTTCTACCCCCATAGGATCGGTCGCTATCTCGGCTCTTCCGGTTCGCGAGATAATGGTTTCGATCTCGTCAGGAAAAGCCTCCAGGAGTGTTCGTTCGATGCGACCAGTTGCTCTGACCGACTCTTCGAGCGAGACCGAGGGAGGGCGGACTGCTTGCATAGCAATCGCGCCTTCATCGAGAGTTGGAATGAATTCGGCGCCCATATTGAATGCCATGGTTACACCTCCCAACATAACCACGATGGCACCACCAATGATGAACCCCCGAAAACGAAGGGCGAATTCAAGTACTGGTTCGTAGAGTAACCGCGCGCCACGAGCTAGAAACGGCTCCTTTTCAACAAGTCCGTTTCGAAAGATCCAGGTGGAAGCAGCCGGGACCAATGTAACGGCTAAGATGAGTGCTGCGGCGAGCGCCGAGAGGACCGTAATAGCCATTGGGCGGAACATTTTCCCTTCAATTCCTTGAAAAGAGAGGATGGGAACATAGACGATCATGATGATGGCTGTTCCGAAAAGCACTGGCCTGAGAACTTGAAGGGTAGCGAGTCGGACCTCTCGCCGCACACCATCCCCTTTTGCGCCTGATTCCGAGAGCCTTCGAGAAACGTTTTCGATGACAACGATTGCGCCATCGATGATGAGCCCAAAGTCTAGCGCACCAAGACTCATAAGGTTGCCAGATACTCCGAAGAACGACATTGAGATGAACGTGAAAAGTAGGGAGAGTGGAATCAAGGCCGCCACGAGAAGTCCCCCTCGAAGATTTCCAAGCATCAGAAGCAAAACAACGATAACGAGAACGCCACCTTCAATTAGGTTTGTGGCCACAGTTCGGATGGTTCTCTCCACTAGGACTGAGCGGTCATAGTAGGTTTCGATCGTTACGCCATCGGGCAAACTCGATTCGATCTCAGCTAGCCTGATCCGTACAGATTCAGCGACTTCCCCGGAGTTTTCCCCCATCAACATCATAACAGAAGCACTGACAATCTCCCCACGTCCGTCACGTGTAACCGCGCCTTGTCGAATGACGGGAGCG
This Microvenator marinus DNA region includes the following protein-coding sequences:
- a CDS encoding efflux RND transporter permease subunit, which translates into the protein MMNSFVLFCLRNRFLVIFVVLLIGAIGVRAAQHLPIDAVPDVTNVQVQILTNAPSLGPVEVEQYVTMPVETVMSGLPKVEEVRSLSRFGLSAVTVVFEEGTDTYFARQLVSERLTEARESIPDGYGSPEMGPISTGLGEIYQFEVRGEPMCAPEGPDTDQCYTLMELRTLLDWFVTFQLRPIAGVVEINQFGGELKTYEVQVDPERLTALGLSLRDVFEALEENNANEGGGYIVRAGEQRVIRGEGLISSLDDVRNVRITTRHGTPIFVRDVANVEFAPVIRQGAVTRDGRGEIVSASVMMLMGENSGEVAESVRIRLAEIESSLPDGVTIETYYDRSVLVERTIRTVATNLIEGGVLVIVVLLLMLGNLRGGLLVAALIPLSLLFTFISMSFFGVSGNLMSLGALDFGLIIDGAIVVIENVSRRLSESGAKGDGVRREVRLATLQVLRPVLFGTAIIMIVYVPILSFQGIEGKMFRPMAITVLSALAAALILAVTLVPAASTWIFRNGLVEKEPFLARGARLLYEPVLEFALRFRGFIIGGAIVVMLGGVTMAFNMGAEFIPTLDEGAIAMQAVRPPSVSLEESVRATGRIERTLLEAFPDEIETIISRTGRAEIATDPMGVEISDIYVMLNPVEDWKRAEKKSELVRAIEKELEKVPGQNYSFSQPIELRTNELISGVRSDVAVNLYGPDFAELERTGDRISQILSQIEGAADVNSDQVAGLPLLRVIVNRDALGRYDLNASDVLDVVSAVGGKEVGVVFEGQRRFALQVRLAEHARSSPDVLRRLLITTPDGAQVPLGQVADVRLDEGPAVVSRESAQRRMTIQVNVRDRDLAGFVAEAQEKIRAEGKLVPGYFVTWGGQFENLQAASARLAIAVPAALMLIFILLFTMFGSARPAFIIFLNIPMAAVGGVFALWMRDMPFSISAAIGFIALSGIAVLNGVVMITYIRELQREGLALFDATKKGASLRLRAVLMTALTDGIGFLPMAISSTAGAEVQRPLATVVIGGLITATLLTLVVLPAVYSLLGEADLAAKDELDEC